One part of the Parabacteroides distasonis ATCC 8503 genome encodes these proteins:
- a CDS encoding LytR/AlgR family response regulator transcription factor produces the protein MKALIIEDEKAAVRNLMALLGEVDPDIEVIDVLDSITDSVEWFQSHPMPELIFLDIHLADGSAFEIFGHVDISCPIIFTTAYDEYALKAFKVNSVDYLLKPIDADDIRKALDKLSRLQSTAVEKEAIDYSAVMQALKRVEGYKTHFLIPVKGDKLLPVSVDMILFFYIADGNVKAVMTDGKEYLFTQTLDELADSLDPALFFRINRQYLISRKAVQDIDLWFNGRLAVNLIVPTLERILVSKARVPDFKTWFTS, from the coding sequence ATGAAAGCTTTGATAATAGAAGACGAGAAAGCGGCTGTCCGTAATTTGATGGCATTGCTGGGAGAGGTTGATCCGGATATCGAGGTGATCGATGTCCTAGATAGTATTACGGATAGTGTTGAATGGTTTCAATCGCATCCAATGCCGGAACTTATCTTTCTGGATATCCATTTGGCGGATGGTTCGGCCTTTGAGATCTTCGGTCATGTAGATATCTCTTGCCCGATCATTTTCACGACAGCCTATGATGAATATGCGCTGAAAGCGTTTAAAGTGAATAGCGTAGATTATCTGTTGAAACCGATCGACGCGGATGATATACGGAAAGCTTTGGATAAGTTGTCACGGTTACAATCGACGGCTGTGGAGAAAGAAGCGATCGATTATTCCGCTGTCATGCAAGCCTTGAAGCGGGTGGAAGGATATAAAACGCATTTCTTGATCCCTGTGAAAGGGGATAAGCTGCTACCTGTTTCCGTGGATATGATCTTATTTTTCTATATAGCGGACGGAAATGTAAAGGCGGTGATGACGGACGGGAAGGAATACCTTTTCACGCAAACCTTGGATGAGTTAGCCGATAGCCTTGATCCTGCCTTGTTCTTCCGGATCAATCGTCAGTACTTGATATCCAGAAAGGCGGTGCAAGATATCGATCTCTGGTTTAACGGACGCCTTGCGGTCAATTTGATCGTACCGACCTTGGAGCGTATATTGGTTAGCAAGGCGAGAGTGCCGGATTTCAAGACGTGGTTTACGTCATGA